Genomic segment of Terriglobales bacterium:
GGTCGTGGTCGGCGGCAACTACTGGTACCTGAGCTATCTGAATGGCAAGCAAGTGCAGCTACAGACCGACTTGTCGAAAGAACGGCTGTTGAACGCGCAACTGGCCAGCACAAAGGCGAAGTATCAAGAACGCGAGAAGCAGTTCCAGCTTTATGACCGGCGCGTGAAGGTGATTCACAAGTTGCAGGAAGCGCAGGCAGGCCCGACAGAGTTGCTGAACACGGTGGCGAATACGGTCAACAGCACGGACGCCGTGTGGCTGAACAGCATGAACGAGGAGGGCAACAGCATCAACCTCGTGGGTACAGCCATCAGCGCCAGCGCGGTCGCGAATTTGATCACCAACCTGAAAAAGACGGACTACTTCAAGTCGGTGGAAATCAAGGAAACATACCAGGACGACACCGTGAAGGAGATCCAGGCATTCACGTTCACGATCGTCTGTGAGCAAAAACAGAAGTCGTAAAGGGCGGACATTATGGCGAAGTGGAGCGATCTGCCGGTCAGAACACAATTGGTCGTAATCATTGTCGGAGCCGTGGTGATCACCGGAGCCGCATATTTCCTGCTGTTCAAGCCGGTGATAGACCAGAACACGCAAACGGGGCAGGAACTCGCGGCGGTGCGCGCGGAGAACGACTCACTCAAGCCGTTCCAATCCAAGCTGAGCGACCTGGAACGCCAGATCGAGAGCCTGAAGCAGCAGCTTGAGATTCAAAAGCGGATCGTCCCCGATGAGAAGGAAGCCGACCAGTTCATCCGCCTGGTGCAGTCGACAGCGAGCACGGCTGGAATCGAAGTCCGGAGTTATAGCTCGAAGCCGGTCGGGACGAAGGAGTTCTTTGTGGAGGTTCCATTCGAGTTAAACGTGGATGGACCGTACTACTCGGTGCTTGGCTTCTTCGACAAGCTTGGAAAGCTGGAACGCATCATCAACGTCACGGGATTGCAGATGGCGGCAGTGGCGGATGCGAGTAAAGCGAAGGTAAAGAGACGTTACAACTACGCTCCGACAGAGACTGTGGCCGCATCATTCCTGGCCACTACGTATTTCAGCCATGACGTTCCGGCAGCGACCGCGAAACCCGCGGCGGCTCCGGCAAAGAAGTAGCAGGGGATTGGATATGAAGCCGGTAACAACTTTGTTCATGATTACGTTGGCTGTGGGAACGCTCAGCGCGCAAACGCCCGGACAACATCCGGCGGTATCGGTGGCGAAGACTGCGGCTGCCGGCGCACAAGCCCCTGCCGCGGCGAAGCCAGCCGCAAAGACAGCGCAGCCTGCTGCGAAGCCGGCACAACCGGTTACAAGCACCAAACCCGAAGCGCAGAAGGTTAACAGTCCATTCGGCGGAAAGAAGACGACGCCAAAGGCGGCTACTCCGGTGCCAACCGCTACTCCTGCGAAAGCGGCCGAGAAGCCCGCGGAGAAACCCGGGGAGGTGAAACCTGCGGTCGCCAAGCAGGAAGAAATGTCGAGGGTTGCAGCCAGGCCGAACCGTCGAGATCCGTTTGTGAGCCCGATCGTGCGTGCCTCCGGCATGGGGCCGGCGTGCGAAACGGGGAAGCGCTGCCTGATGGTGGACCAGATTCAGTTGAAGGGCATTGTGAAATCGCCGAACGGATTCATCGCGGTGGTAGAGAACGCGGCAAAACGGGCGTACTTCCTCCGCGAGAACGATCCGGTCTTCAACGGAACCGTGGTGAAGATTACGGGTGACACAGTTGTGTTCCGTGAGATGACGACGGACAAACTTGGTAAACAGGGCGTGCGAGAAGTAGTGAAAAAAGTCAACGCTCCAGTTGTATAGGTAACGTTGGGAAACCCTGCCCACGGAGGATTCTCCCGGGCAGGCGCAAGAGTTTGGTAGGTAGCGATATCAAGTCGGTCGCTGTTTCAGTATCGGGCCGAACCTGGGAATCTGTGAATCCGTCCGCCACTTCAAGGGAGACGGACGGTGGGTAATTCTTCAGCGGCGATGGATCGCCGCACACGCGAGGGCGAAAGCGCCGCGTGGGGAGAAACGAGATGAGGCTGAAGCAACTGCTGGGTCTTCTAACTCTGCTGCTCGTTCTGAGCGCCGTCGGCATGGCGGGAACATCGCAATTGACGAATGTCAGTGCGTCCGCCCAAGGCAACGCCACGGTTATCACCCTCCATGCGAGTGGTGCCTTCACGCATACGGAATATCGTCCGATGGAAAACCTGTTGCTCGTGGATTTGAGCGGGGTTTCCGCCGGACAATGGAAAGAACGCACGCGCAACCTGGATCTGCCAGGCGTGAAGTCGTATCACGTCATTGGCTATACGGGCGCAAGTGGTGCCGATGTGGCGCGCGTGGAGTTAACGATTGAGCCCGGCGCGACCGTAGATGTGAGCCAGGTTGCCGGCGCGTTGAATATCAAGATTGGGGACAAGGGCGCGGTAAACGCAGCTCCAGCCGTGGCGCAACAGAAGGTTGCGGCGCCGACGGTGAAGCCAGTGGCGATGAAGACGAGTGCCCCGGTACACACGGGTGGCCCGGTCGTCGTCAACAATATTGGCGTATCACGCGGCGAGGATACCGTTGATATCGAGATTCTCGGCAACGGCCCGATGAGCGCGAAGGCGATGAAACTCACGTCGCCGGCGCGACTGGTCGTCGACATCGCGAATGCGGTTCCGTCTGGCCGGAACAAAGTCCTCAATGTGAATTCCGGCGATGTAAAAGCGGTGCGCATGGGACGATTCCAGGACCAGCCTCCAGTGACGCGTGTGGTGGTCGATCTGGCAACCATGCGCGAGTACGAGGTGGTTCCCTCGGGGAACAAGGTTGTGGTTCGGGTTCATGAGCCCGTAGCCGTGAAGGCGGCTCCGACCCAGGCTGCCCCGGTGCAGCCCGCGCCGGTGGTGGCTTCGGCTCCAAAACCGGTCCAGAGCCAACCTCAAGCCGCAGCTCCGGTCGAACAACCGAAGCCGGTGGAGGTCGCGAAGCAGGCAGAGCCAGCATCGACAGAGTCCAAAGACTTCGTGATGGTGGAACCTCAGTATCATCCGGTCAGCAATGCGAAACAGGCCAACGATACGAAGGCATCGGCCGAAGCGGCAGCGAATGTGATCTCGGGTGGAATGAAGGCGTCGGAAACGGCGGTTATGCCTCCGGTGAGCGCCAGCATGGCTCCTCAACCTGCGACGAACCTGGCCCAGCAACAGGCGGCAGCGCAGGCGACAGCGGCTCCGGCGCGTCCGAAGTACACGGGCGAACCGATCTCGGTGAACCTGAAAGACGTCGACCTGAAGGATTTCTTCCGTCTGATCCACGAGATCAGCGGTCTCAACATCGTTCTCGATCCTAACGTGCGCGGTACCCTTACCCTGGTACTCGACGATGTACCGTGGGATCAGGCGCTTGACCTCGTGCTCGCGAACAACGGACTTGATCGCAAGCTCGACGGCAACGTATTGCGCATCGCGACTGTGGACACGCTCCGCAAGGAAGCCGACGCACTCCGCGCAAAGAACGAAGCGGAAGCATTATCGGTTCCGAAAGTCACCGTCACGCACTTCCTGAGCTATGCTCGCGCGGCTGACGTGGTTCCTACCGTGAAGCGTTTCCTGACGCAGCGCGGTGATGTGATCGCGGATGCTCGTACGAATTCGCTCATCATCCAGGACATTCCGGCGTCGATTCCGGAAGTACAGCGGTTGCTGACGCAACTCGATCGCAAGACGCAGGAAGTGGAAATCGAAGCTCGCGTCATCGCGGCGACCCGCACCTTCGCACGAGATATCGGCGTGCAGGTTGGCTTCGGATGGGGCAATGGACCGTCCGCGGTGGGTGGTGCCAGTTCCGTCGGGACGAGCCCGCTGCAGGTGGGCGTGGCCGGACCGAAGTACTTCACAGTGGGCAGCAACCAGATTCCACTGTTCTCGAACCTGGCGGCCAACGGCCCGACAAGCGGCCTATCTTTCAACAACGTGAGCTCTAATTACCGCCTCGACATGATCCTGACGATGGCGGAATCGCGTGGATTGCTGAAGATTCTGTCGCGGCCGCGCATCGTAACCCAGAACAACGTACAGGCGCTGGTCCGGCAGGGCGTGCGCGTGCCGGTTGTGACCGCAGCCCAGTTGGGTGGTCCGCCTACTACGACGTATGTGGAAGCGTTCCTTCGCCTGACGGTGACGCCGCAGATCACGGTTGAGAACACCATCTTCCTGAATATCGACGTTGAGAACACGACGCCAGATTTCAGCCAGCAGGTCAGCGGCAACCCAACGCTCATCACGCAACAGGCAACGACGTCTGTGCTGGTCACCGACGGCGGTACGGTGGTGATTGGCGGCGTGATTCAGACGCAGAATACGGTTTCTGTGCAGCAGGTTCCGTTGCTGGGCAGCCTCCCCGTGGTCGGCAACCTCTTCAGGCGCCGCGCGGTGAGCACCTCGACGCAGGAACTGCTCTTCTTTGTCACTCCCAAAATCGTACAAACATAACCGATCCGCACTACGAACGGACAACACCGATGGCCCCCAGAAATGGGGGCCGTTTTTGTTGATGATCAGCTTTTTGGGATTGACGCTCAGACCTGAGGATCGAGGTCGAGGAGATTGCTAGCCCTTCTTGAGCTCGGTAAGAACCTGCTTGGCGACGTCCTTGAGGGTTTCGAAGACTCCGGTGCCCTGAAACGCAACCGCTTCGAATACAGGCTCGCCCTTCTTCACTAGTTCCTTCTTGAGGATGTCCACGGGCAGGGCGCTGGGCAAGTCACGCTTGTTCAACTGAAGAACGTAGGGGATCTTCGCGAACTCGTAGCCGTGTTCCTTGAGGTTTTCCTGAAGGTTCTCCAGGGCCTCGATGTTGGCGTCCATGCGCTCTTCCTGCGAGTCGGCGACGAAGACTACGCCATCTACGCCGCGCAGGATCAGCTTGCGGCTGGCGTCATAGAAGACCTGTCCAGGGACGGTATAGAGGTGAAAACGGGTCTTAAATCCACGAACGGTGCCCAAATCGAGGGGCAGAAAGTCAAAAAACAGGGTACGGTCAGTTTCTGTGGCCAGCGAGATCATCTTGCCCTTCTGTTTCTCGCCGGTCTTGTCGTACACAATCTGAAGATTGGTGGTCTTGCCACCGAGGCCGGGGCCGTAATAAACAATCTTGCAGTTGATTTCGCGGGCTGCGAAGTTAATAAAACTCAAATGCCCAGCCTCTAGTCAGGCGCTCCTAAGCGCCTTTGAATTCTAACCCTTACCTAGGGGAGTACCTGCTTTATACCATACCGCAGGCGCACCTCACAGCGAAGCGTCACCAAAGTGCTTACTTCGCACTTGGCGGCAGTGGATAGTAACCATCGCGCGCAATGACCTTCAAACCTGGCCTGCGAACGCGAACCTCGATGCTGCGATATTGCGAAGAGGCAGACGGCCGAGTCAGGTATCCGATTGTGTACTGGTTACGGGCTTCCTGAGTGACCTGCGCGTACGCAGTTTCGATGGCGTCGCGAGTAAACTCGCGGAACACCTGACCGCCGGTTGCGGCGGCGTATTTGGGAAGAATGTCGCCGTAACCCTGGCCGGGAATACGAATCCTATTCAACTGCCTATATCCGGGGATGGAAGCTTCCTCGACGCCTACCGCATAGACGGTGATCTGGTGCGTAAGGAGAACCTTCAAAACCTCGCTGTAGCTGGCGTCGCTGCCGAGTTCGCGTCCATTGCTGATGATGAACAGGACCTTCCGGCGCGTCCGATCGCGTTGGCCGAGTTCCAGGGCAGCCTGGAGAACGGCGTCGTTGAGGACGCGTGACGTTGGGCGATAGATATCCCCGGACTGTGGCGCGTTGACCGTTGCAGCGGCGCCGGGGTCTGCCGGTCGCCCGTTGATGGTGGGCCCAGAGCCAAGCGGTCCGCCAATCATCGGAGCGCCCATCGTTCTGCCGGTGGCCTGCTTCTGAAGTTTACGCATGGTCTGGAGGAATACTTCGTTCTGCGCGGGGGTGAAGCCTTGAACCCGTTGCACCGTATTGCCGTAGGTGTAGAGGCTGACTTCATCGAACTGGCCGAATGCGCCGACCAGGGCCGGCAGCGTTTCGCGAACACGTGAGACCGCCACATCAGTCATTCCCAGATCGAGGACAACTGCCGCCGACAGCGGAAACGGGTCGCTGGTGAAAAAGGTGATTCGCTGGGCGTCGTCGTTTTCCAGGATCATGAAGTCCTGCGGGAGCAGTCCGGCTACAAGTTGCCCCCGGTCGTCTTTCACCGTGACCGGAACTTGGACGAAGTTCACGGTTTTAATCAAAGTGAAGAGTTCTTCACGCCCACTGGCGTGCTCCCTGGTTGCTCCACCAGCAGGCACGGTGGTGATGTTGGCGGGAGGAGCCGGCTCAGCGCTCTGTTCCTGTGGCTCCGAGGGCGGTTGTTCCGCAGGCGTATCCGGAGGTGCCGGGGCAGAGGTCGACGGGACTGAAGGTTTCGGGAACGGACGGCTTGCGGAAGGTGCGTCGGGAATCGTTTGCTGACCCGAGCTCTGGGTGAATGCGGAATTGACAACGAAGAATAGAAGGCACATGCCGGCGAACAGAGCCAACATCGACGAGGGCTTTCGGTTGCGAATCATTCCTTTGCTGCCCTTTCCGAGAAACCGCTGTATGAAACGCTGCATTACAATAAGTGTAACAACGAGGACACCGTCACATCATGTTGTTTAGTACCCGAGCCGGTTGGAATATTTGGGCCGGAGTCATGCTGCTCCTGAGCTTTCCGCTGATCGGAACAGCACAGGAACCGCAGCAGGATTCTCAGGAGAATCTTCCTACATTTACTGCAAACGTCAATGTGGTGAATTTGTTCTTCAATGTGAAGGACAAAAAGGGTGCCCTGATTCCCAATCTGACAAAGGACAGCTTCGAGGTGTATGAGGACGGTAAACCTCAGAACATCAAGTACTTCTCGGCAGAAACCAACCAGCCTCTGACCCTAGGGTTGCTCATCGACACCAGCGTAAGCCAGGAGCGGGTGCTGCCGATGGAGAAAGAGGTAGGGGCAGCGTTCCTGCGTGACGTGCTTCGTCCCAAGGACCTGGCGTTTGTCATTAGCTTCGATGTGAATGTAGACCTCCTGCACGACTACACAAACGAAGCACGAGTGCTCCGAGATGCCTTGGAGTCGGCGAAAATCAACTCCGGCGGCGGATTTGTGTCGCT
This window contains:
- a CDS encoding PilN domain-containing protein, whose amino-acid sequence is MIRINLLGVAKSKKARRPSFSMSGSGVNPTLIGLIVLLVVVGGNYWYLSYLNGKQVQLQTDLSKERLLNAQLASTKAKYQEREKQFQLYDRRVKVIHKLQEAQAGPTELLNTVANTVNSTDAVWLNSMNEEGNSINLVGTAISASAVANLITNLKKTDYFKSVEIKETYQDDTVKEIQAFTFTIVCEQKQKS
- the pilO gene encoding type 4a pilus biogenesis protein PilO; translation: MAKWSDLPVRTQLVVIIVGAVVITGAAYFLLFKPVIDQNTQTGQELAAVRAENDSLKPFQSKLSDLERQIESLKQQLEIQKRIVPDEKEADQFIRLVQSTASTAGIEVRSYSSKPVGTKEFFVEVPFELNVDGPYYSVLGFFDKLGKLERIINVTGLQMAAVADASKAKVKRRYNYAPTETVAASFLATTYFSHDVPAATAKPAAAPAKK
- the pilQ gene encoding type IV pilus secretin PilQ, whose amino-acid sequence is MRLKQLLGLLTLLLVLSAVGMAGTSQLTNVSASAQGNATVITLHASGAFTHTEYRPMENLLLVDLSGVSAGQWKERTRNLDLPGVKSYHVIGYTGASGADVARVELTIEPGATVDVSQVAGALNIKIGDKGAVNAAPAVAQQKVAAPTVKPVAMKTSAPVHTGGPVVVNNIGVSRGEDTVDIEILGNGPMSAKAMKLTSPARLVVDIANAVPSGRNKVLNVNSGDVKAVRMGRFQDQPPVTRVVVDLATMREYEVVPSGNKVVVRVHEPVAVKAAPTQAAPVQPAPVVASAPKPVQSQPQAAAPVEQPKPVEVAKQAEPASTESKDFVMVEPQYHPVSNAKQANDTKASAEAAANVISGGMKASETAVMPPVSASMAPQPATNLAQQQAAAQATAAPARPKYTGEPISVNLKDVDLKDFFRLIHEISGLNIVLDPNVRGTLTLVLDDVPWDQALDLVLANNGLDRKLDGNVLRIATVDTLRKEADALRAKNEAEALSVPKVTVTHFLSYARAADVVPTVKRFLTQRGDVIADARTNSLIIQDIPASIPEVQRLLTQLDRKTQEVEIEARVIAATRTFARDIGVQVGFGWGNGPSAVGGASSVGTSPLQVGVAGPKYFTVGSNQIPLFSNLAANGPTSGLSFNNVSSNYRLDMILTMAESRGLLKILSRPRIVTQNNVQALVRQGVRVPVVTAAQLGGPPTTTYVEAFLRLTVTPQITVENTIFLNIDVENTTPDFSQQVSGNPTLITQQATTSVLVTDGGTVVIGGVIQTQNTVSVQQVPLLGSLPVVGNLFRRRAVSTSTQELLFFVTPKIVQT
- a CDS encoding GTPase domain-containing protein, yielding MSFINFAAREINCKIVYYGPGLGGKTTNLQIVYDKTGEKQKGKMISLATETDRTLFFDFLPLDLGTVRGFKTRFHLYTVPGQVFYDASRKLILRGVDGVVFVADSQEERMDANIEALENLQENLKEHGYEFAKIPYVLQLNKRDLPSALPVDILKKELVKKGEPVFEAVAFQGTGVFETLKDVAKQVLTELKKG
- a CDS encoding VWA domain-containing protein, which translates into the protein MIRNRKPSSMLALFAGMCLLFFVVNSAFTQSSGQQTIPDAPSASRPFPKPSVPSTSAPAPPDTPAEQPPSEPQEQSAEPAPPANITTVPAGGATREHASGREELFTLIKTVNFVQVPVTVKDDRGQLVAGLLPQDFMILENDDAQRITFFTSDPFPLSAAVVLDLGMTDVAVSRVRETLPALVGAFGQFDEVSLYTYGNTVQRVQGFTPAQNEVFLQTMRKLQKQATGRTMGAPMIGGPLGSGPTINGRPADPGAAATVNAPQSGDIYRPTSRVLNDAVLQAALELGQRDRTRRKVLFIISNGRELGSDASYSEVLKVLLTHQITVYAVGVEEASIPGYRQLNRIRIPGQGYGDILPKYAAATGGQVFREFTRDAIETAYAQVTQEARNQYTIGYLTRPSASSQYRSIEVRVRRPGLKVIARDGYYPLPPSAK